A window from Cryptomeria japonica chromosome 1, Sugi_1.0, whole genome shotgun sequence encodes these proteins:
- the LOC131858716 gene encoding uncharacterized protein LOC131858716, translating to MSWNKEVHDAGRKAICKFWYFCNIPFIAARSPYWQGMIDAVTICGSGFKAPSDTELSGPLLLEMVEDMKVDLEDHRQSWSQKGCTIMTDGWTDRRNRTLLNFLVSSGGSTMFLKSIDASSHVKNAAYLCEAIEEVIDEVGEENVVQVVTDNAASYVAAGKLLMERHPKIFWSPCAAHCLDLMLEDIGKLGWVKECVERAKNICKFIYNHALVLSIMRQYTGERELARPGITRFASNFLTLKSLLKSKASLRRMFVGEEWTSSSYATTTAGMDVVDCIFDEPGFWIPCAEIVQVTEPLVVLLRVVDGEKPAVGYIYEGMDRAKEAIRSIYAGVEDKYRPIWDIIDRRWHNQLHRPIHAAAYYLNPSFRFRADFKADEEVLSGLYSVVQRMVTDTTATLLEMDAFNNASGAIFASQLCKEGRTKLQPGRKF from the exons ATgtcttggaacaaggaggtccatgatgcaggaagaaaagcaatttgcaagttttggtacttctgcaacattccatttattgcagccag gtctccttattggcaaggcatgaTTGATGCAGTAACCATTTGTGGGTCGGGGTTTAAAGCCCCTAGTGATACTGAGTTGAGTGGCCCTCTCTTgttggaaatggtggaagatatgaaaGTTGACCTAGAGGACCACCGCCAATCTTGGAGccagaagggttgcaccatcatgacagatggttggactgataggaggaatagaacactcctaaattttcttgtttccagcggag gatccaccatgtttttgaagtccatcgatgcttcctcacatgtcaaaaatgcggcatacttatgtgaggctattgaggaagttatagatgaggtgggggaagaaaatgtggtgcaagtggtgacggataatgcagcaagttatgttgctgcag gaaaacttttgatggagaggcacccaaaaatcttttggtctccatgtgcggcccattgccttgacctcatgctggaggatataggtaagcttggatgggtgaaagaatgcgttgaaagggccaagaatatatgcaaatttatttacaatcatgcattggtccttagcattatgaggcaatacacgggggAAAGGGAGTTGGCTCGTCCTGGTATAACGAGATTTGCCTCAAATTTCCTCACATTGAAATCCTTGTTAAAATCAAAGGCATCTTTGAGGcgcatgtttgttggtgaggagtggacttcctcatcctatgctacgaccactgcagggatggatgtagtagattgcatttttgatgagccaggTTTTTGGATCCCTTGTGCAGAGATCGTGCAG gtcactgagcccctagtagttctcctacgagttgttgatggggagaagcccgctgtgggctacatatatgagggcatggatagggccaaggaggccattagatccatatatgctggagttgaggataagtataggcccatttgggacataattgatagaagatggcataaccaacttcataggcccatccatgcagcagcttaTTACCTCAATCCATCATTTCGTTTCCGTGCTGATTTCAaagcggatgaggaggttcttagcggGCTATATTCAGTAGTACAACGGATGGTCACTGATACCACAGCTACACTTCTTGAGATGGATGCATTTAATAATGCATCAGGGGCAATCTTTGCCAGCCAATTGTGCAAAGAGGGTCGGACAAAATTGCAGCCAGGtagaaaattctaa
- the LOC131026838 gene encoding uncharacterized protein LOC131026838: protein MIFITIRSMGWWLRIFAISITLMCGASSGEQRASVPPRGWNSYDSFSWIISEDEFLANAQIMAEKLLPFGYEYAVLDFLWYRKREPGASVGSPGFDVIDEWGRPVPDPKRWPSSVGGAGLKLVAERVHSMGLYFGLHVMRGISTQAVKANTPILGPQGVAYEENGRIWRARDIALVRQTCGWMPKCFMSVNTKVEAGRVFLRSLYQQYADWGVDFVKHDCVFGDDLNVDEISTVSEILRALERPVLYSLSPGTHATPDMAMKISNLVNMYRVTGDDWDTWRDVQSHFDVSRGFASSGLIGAQGLLGKSWPDLDMLPLGWLTDPGVNQGPHRYCSLTQEEQKTQMTLWSMAKSPLMFGGDLRNIDDITMSLITNPTLLAINTYSTNNKEFSQISFVRGNHHHKLEASPKPGSRIEFLLSISSCNIKNTKNWGIRTTNEQMNEVCWNESLAMNKEGICLHYRTQNNASLSIENNRRSRLLESIIGQVCLDSSPNEEFTIGHLKSNHFAPCTSHASQDWELTNDGALKNTYTGLCASVSKVEGLNQIDNARAWIANGLKGEIYIAFFNLGPNTLTISAKTEDVIHTFHTDNDHMRTKNELQAKECSGSEVWSGRDLGVVEDRIVIDVLSHGCALIKLTCT, encoded by the exons ATGATTTTCATCACGATTCGAAGCATGGGATGGTGGCTTCGGATCTTTGCGATCAGCATTACTTTGATGTG TGGTGCTAGTTCAGGGGAGCAAAGGGCGAGTGTGCCGCCCAGAGGATGGAATTCGTACGATTCATTTTCATGGATTATATCGGAGGATGAGTTTCTGGCAAATGCGCAGATCATGGCTGAGAAGCTGCTCCCATTCGGCTACGAG TATGCGGTGTTGGATTTCTTGTGGTACAGAAAGCGGGAGCCAGGCGCATCGGTAGGGTCGCCCGGATTCGATGTGATTGACGAATGGGGGCGGCCCGTGCCGGATCCGAAGCGGTGGCCATCTTCGGTGGGGGGTGCAGGGCTGAAACTCGTTGCGGAGCGCGTGCATTCGATGGGTCTCTACTTCGGCCTCCATGTTATGCGAGGCATAAGCACGCAGGCTGTCAAGGCCAATACCCCCATTTTGGGACCTCAG GGAGTAGCCTATGAAGAGAATGGACGGATATGGAGGGCAAGAGATATTGCATTGGTGCGGCAGACATGTGGGTGGATGCCAAAGTGCTTCATGAGTGTGAATACCAAGGTGGAGGCAGGCAGGGTTTTCCTGCGCTCTCTTTACCAGCAGTATGCTGATTGGGGTGTGGATTTTG TCAAGCATGACTGCGTTTTTGGAGACGACCTCAATGTAGACGAGATCTCCACAGTGTCAGAG ATTTTGAGAGCACTTGAACGGCCAGTTTTGTACTCCCTTTCACCTGGGACACATGCCACACCGGATATGGCAATGAAAATTAGTAATTTGGTCAACATGTATCGAGTGACTGGTGATGATTGGGATACTTGGAGAGATGTTCAATCACATTTTGATGTGTCAAG AGGCTTTGCATCAAGTGGTTTGATTGGAGCACAAGGATTGCTTGGAAAGTCCTGGCCAGACCTGGACATGCTTCCATTGGGGTGGCTTACTGATCCAG GGGTAAATCAAGGTCCACATCGTTATTGTAGTCTTACTCAGGAAGAACAAAAGACTCAG ATGACTTTGTGGTCCATGGCTAAGTCTCCACTTATGTTTGGAGGTGATTTGCGGAATATTGATGATATAACAATGAGTCTTATTACAAATCCTACCTTGTTAGCTATAAATACTTACAGCACCAATAATAAAGAG TTTtctcaaattagttttgttcgagGGAATCATCACCATAAATTAGAAGCAAGCCCAAAACCTGGTTCACGCATTGAATTCCTGCTAAGTATTTCAAGTTGCAATATAAAGAATACAAAGAACTGGGGCATTAGAACCACAAATGAACAGATGAATGAAGTTTGTTGGAATGAGAGCTTGGCTATGAATAAAGAAGGGATATGCCTACATTATAGAACTCAAAATAATGCATCATT ATCCATAGAGAACAATAGACGATCTCGTCTGTTAGAATCTATCATTGGGCAAGTGTGTTTAGACTCTTCTCCAAATGAGGAATTTACAATTGGTCACTTAAAAAGCAATCACTTTGCACCGTGTACTAGCCATGCAAGTCag GATTGGGAACTAACAAATGATGGAGCACTTAAAAATACTTACACCGGCCTTTGTGCAAGTGTTTCTAAAGTTGAAG GTCTGAACCAAATTGATAATGCACGTGCTTGGATAGCAAACGGTTTAAAAG GGGAAATTTACATTGCATTCTTTAATTTGGGCCCCAATACACTTACAATATCTGCCAAGACGGAGGATGTTATACACACATTTCATACAGATAATGACCATATGAGGACCAAAAATGAATTACAAGCAAAAGAATGCTCAGGTTCTGAAGTTTGGAGTGGTCGAGATCTTGGAGTTGTAGAAGATAGAATAGTCATAGATGTTCTAAGTCATGGTTGTGCTTTAATTAAGTTAACATGTACTtag